The DNA window GAAGCTGACTTCCTTTTGTGCTTTTCTCTTTTACACATCAGAGCACAGACACCCCGGGGACAACATTTGAACAACCTCTACTGAGCAAATCCTCTACAACAAATGCTTTACTTGACGGATATGGTAGAAGAATGAGATCCTTACCCTCTAAAAAGGAAGAGGACAGGATGGGTTGGTAGGTAGCCACTAGCTACAGAGTAACTAAAGCACAGCCATGCTTTCTTTTAAGTGGTGATTTATTGGTTTCCTGTTGAGGCTACAAACCTCAATCCGACCCTTAAAACATAGCCAGAAGTCTGAAGTGAATCTTAAAGAGTTAAAAGCCATTCAACTGTGTTCCTCTGAAAGCCCTAGGCAGTAtccatttctgtgtcttccaGTGGTTACTACAGAGACTGGAGGAGACTGCAGAGCTACAGCCCCTGCCTCAGTGGTCCCACcacctcctccttgtcctctgtaAAACTGGCTGTCTTCCCGAACTGGTTGAGACTAACAGTGAGATGGCAGGTTTCTTTTTGTATCATGGTGACCATACCTCACATGAAGAAACTTATGGGAGAATGGATATAGTTTGGCACACTGTTTTATCAAGTAAAGTCCATGGGCATGGAAGGCATAATTCTGGACTCAGAAGTTCGGCATCAAAGGTGAACTGTAATGCATTTATGATGAGTTGTGCATATTTCCTGGAAAATTGGCTCGTGGAAATATGACCGAATGTGTCCATGGCTGCCTGTGTTACTGGGTTCAAAACAGATAAAGTGAGGTCAGTCCTACTTTATGATGACGATGGCTTTTTTCTGGTATCATCaggaaataacaaaatgaaacaaagcacaACAGCAacaccagcaacagcagcaacaacaacagcaacaacaacaacagcagcagcatcaacaacaacaacaccagcaacagcaacaacaataccagcaacaacaataacagcagcagcagcaacaacaacagcaacaacaacaacaacaacaacaacaacaacaacaacaaaactgtcaAAATTTGAGGCTAAGTCATTATAGGCACATTTTATCCTAACTTTAAACAATTTGAAAAAGTTCCAACTGTGTTCAACTTCCCTAACAGTACAATACTAAACACtaagtaatattttcaaaattaagggtgtgtgtatatgttgtgggTTGTAAGACAATCCAAACAAAGAGGCTAAAAGAATGCAGATAAGGAAAGACCCCTGACAGCTATGTTATCATTagccccctttctttcctcctatttttatttagtgcttACTCTGAGCTAGGAGTTAAGGGGTTCACAGAGATGAAAACTTACTTTCTTACTTGACCTATTACTGGGTGACTTACAGTCGCTAGACAGTTCTTTCCCATGGTTTGGTATCTGGGAAGACTAAGATTGGGTCCAGTAGGAGAAGGGAGAATCTGCTGAAGGTGCACCTTGCTAAGGGGACTACAAAGGATGAatgtatgacaaaaaaaaaaaaaaaaagataaatcttgAGAAATAAACTGAGCAAAGCAGTAGATTCCTGTCATCTAGGGATAAATACCATGGTGGTTCCAAGGTTCAAACAAGAAGCTGCCCTGGGCACTGTGATCAGTGGGCTGGACTTTATTTTAGAGTCCTGATGAAGCACCTAAAAGCATGCCATCTCCGTGGGGACTGAGTACCAGTGACTCAAGAGTCATCAAaagcaagaacacacacagttttcCATCTTATGTATTCTCTTCCATCTCTAAACTGTTATGAAGCATTCTCTTGAAAACCTGTGCATCTGAGAGACAAGGAAATGTCAAGAAAATTGCATCAGACATAGTCAAGACCATTAAAATAGGGGAGGAACTGAGTTATCTGAAGTGAAAGGTTGGGAGTGTTGTGCACTGAGGTGAGCATTGGAAAGCATTGGAGGACTAGCTGGTTTCTTGGTCTCTGAGGGTGTTGAAAGAAACCTTTAAAAGACATCTCCCTTTGCTGAAACTTGAGAGAGGAGCCACTTTCTCCTAGGATTACAGTGCCTCAATGTACCAAGAAAGACATTTTTGGATTGCAAATATGACCAAAGGTTAGTGTcaggggtgcggggggggggtgcgggggagAGTTGGATGCAAGTATGTCAGAGAGAAGGTGAGAGTATGTACATACTGTGAGAAGAGAGGGCAAAGGCCCAGACACAGAAGGAAGTCTCTATGTGTACAAgttatgtatgtggtgtgtgtgtgtgtgtgtgtgtgtgtgtgtgttcttggtcAGGGGCTAGCTGTACTACTTTTCTTTGATCTCCAGAAGGCAAAGGTTTCAGTCCCTAACTCATCATTTTTTACAAGGTGGCACCTTTAAAGAGGATATGCACTGCCTCATTAGAGGGACCGTGAGTGAGATCCTCACAGTAACAGAAGCTCAGGCTGGGATAGTGTGATTCTATAATTTTCTGGTCCTGCCAGCTTCCTAGAAATGATACTGTCAGGGCCTTCTTTCTGCACCCATCCTTTAGGAAAACAAGTGTATTTTCAGCTGAAAGAGGATTGCACTGTGTTTAACCAGAGACTAGCCAAAACATAGAAGCCAAATCTTCTCCTTCCAGATAGGACCATCAAAGGCCAGCCCAGTTTGCAGCCAAGAAGAATGAAAAGCTCGGTTGGTATTGGTTGGTATTTCAGTTTACTTTGCCAAGGGCACCGGGTATGCAGACCTGAAAATCCAGGCTCCTGGAgaagaagttattttattttctaaaggcCTTAATATTTCccaaaatgaatgtttaaaaggTCAAGTACTTCCTCCTGAAGCTTCTTCATAAGGTGGTGAGTTTTTAGAGAAAACAAAGGCCTGGGAATGGGGTGGATGTCCCCAAAGGCTGAGTGTTAACAGTTCTTTGTCCTGTTTTCCTGAGCTTGAGGATTTTGTGACCTCCTGTACAGGatttcttccctcttctgcagTTCTCCGAAGTGTATCTAGCTAGTTATTCATACGTCTTACTCTCGAAATTTCTGCATCCAATTCTTCCAAGAACTGAAAGTCTCTCATTTTGGTCagcaggctgcagagatggaggggaggggacagcctTTGGTCACTTGGTGGCGCGCTCGAGCCTCGCAAGGCCCTGGCGGCACCTGCTCTTGACTCCAGCCCCACCCGCATCCCTGTGCTCTGGGAACCGCGCTCCCAGTCGTCCCTAGCAGCAGAGCACCAGGAGCTCAGGGTCCGGTTGGGCAGCTGAGTGTCTTTCGTGTTTGGCCTTTGCAGAAGGTGTTGCGGAATGCGGGCGTCCCGGGAGCCAGCTTCCTCCCTGCTGCGGCTTCCCAACCCCCGCCCATTCTTCTCTGGGCTCTGAAAACCCAAGGCTTCCAAGAACAGTTTAGGATCAGCAGTAGGACTACAGCTAGACAGCTGCGCAGAGCTTTCTGGGAAGGACAGCAGCTCGCCCTAGGGTAGCAGTGGAGCCTCGGGGTTTagcaagggggagggaagggcgTGTGcttgcgtgcgtgtgcatgcgtgtgtgtgtgtgtgtgtgtgagagagagagagagagagagagagagagagagagagaNNNNNNNNNNNNNNNNNNNNNNNNNNNNNNNNNNNNNNNNNNNNNNNNNNNNNNNNNNNNNNNNNNNNNNNNNNgagagagagagagagagagagagagagagagagagagagagagagagagaccgtgGGGGGTGAGAATGGCTGTCTGGATCTGAGcgaaggagagggcaggggattGAGGCAGAGCTCTCTCGTTGTCCACGCCCGCTCCTGCTCCCCGGCGCCCTTCACCATGGAATTGCGCCGAGTTGGGATGGACCTATGCAGCCACCAGGAACTGGCTGTCGGGCCCCGGGATTCGGCAGGTACTCGCGCTTGGATGGCGAGGTAGGATGGCCACACAGCGCGATTCCTGCTGTCCCCACGCAGCGGTCCCCCGGAGGTGCCTCTGACTCTGGAAGCGTGCAGGGGTGTGGGCGGAGGTCGCCCAGCCGCGCCTGCACCTTCGCCAGTCGTTTCGCCTCTACCACCTACTCGCACCTGCCGCTGCGCGGATACCATGTCTAAGGCGGCTGGAGGCTCAGCGCCAGCGGCGGAAAGTTGTCCCTCGGCTCCGGCCAGTGTGTCTACACCCACGGGCGTGGATGATCTATCTAAAGTGACGGACGAAGAGCTGCTGCAGTGGACCAAGGAGGAGCTGATCCGCAGCCTGCGGCGAGCGGAAGCCGAGAAGGTGAGCGCGATGCTGGACCACAGCAACCTCATTCGCGAGGTCAACCGCCGCCTGCAGCTGCATCTAGGCGAGATCCGAGGGCTCAAGGTGAGTATTGGGCCTGGCAAGAAGGCTGGGCTGGGCGTGGCAGGGATCTGGGAATAGCGGTGGGAGTAGGGTGGGAGAACCAAACTTTCGTCCCTCCATCAACAGGTGAGCTTCTCCCTTCTTCCAGGAGCACCCCTTGTTCCCATCTCCAGCCCTTAAAGTTTTCCAAACTTTGGaggccctttcttttcttcttatgggGACTTGACTTCTGGctttctctgttgcttctgagacTAAGGGATTAGGAACCAAGGATGCCAGAAGTCAGAGAAGAGCAAGGTGAGCACAGGGGATCTTTAATGTCCCAAGGAACAAAGACGCTTCAGGAATTAGGTTACAGTACACGACAGGAGAAGACTAGAGAGGTTGCCAGCCCAGTGCTTCTTCACCTTTAGGGGTCGGGTGTAGCTGCTCGTGCACCACCACTAGCTTTCTGGTGAGCAGAGGGCAAAGAAAGGACACCACtgctgagaacaggagagaagcctcgGGTACTACCCGAGGAGCCAGTGTGAGTGTGACTCAGTAAGCATGATTTCTGCCTTCAAGTCTAACACTAGCTCTTGTGATTTTCTTCCCTTACTAGGGTTGTCGTCACCCAGAACTGCTTTACTTACTTACCTGCTCTTTCTTCACTCTGAATTtcacattaattttattaagCATGGGGTGGGGGCAAGTGTAGAAGGTTCTTAGTGATGCTTTGTCTTCTCCCAAATCCaggaactttcttttttctttgaagagCTCCAATGTGCCAGTCAGGCTGCAGCAGACCATCGGGAACGCCCTGACCTGATGCTGTGCACTGTAAACTTCCTTTGCTCACAGCTAGCCTGGAGCCTTCTGGTATTCCTTCCTCTCATTGTTCTGCTTTTGTTTATAGGAAGGcagacacaaatgaaataaaagtggGAACCCCAGGGACCAAATTCCCTCCAGGCACAAAATGTtccagtgtctctctttttccccttgGATTCTCAGTGAATAGGCACCATTCCTTAATTGCTCCAGTGCTCCAGCTCTGGAATTCTGAGGAATGTGaacggacagatggacagatgctCCAGACTCGCCTATGTGTGAGCCCCAGCGGAGATGGCTCTCTCAGGTTCAAACTTGATGTCACACACTGCCTAGAGTGGGTGTAGAAATGACTATTCCCACAGTCACAATCTTTCTCGTTTTAATTTATTACTAATGAGTATTTATTAAGTAGCAGACTTCTTGGGGGAATGATAGGAAGGGTAGAATAGAAGGAATATGGTCTTGGAAGTAAATTTGAAGAATTCTCATTTATTAAGGTGGCCTTGTTTTATTGATTAATAAAATGTGAAAGGTAAAGTCTATTTCTTAAGGTGCTGTAAGAAGCTACAACAATGTAGAGAGGTTTGCTGCTGGCAACTTGTAGTTGCTGTCATCAGGAAAAAGCATGAAGTCGACCCATGTGCCTCCAGGAGCTGGGTTTCTTGGCAAGGCTGGGCAGTAGGACTTGCTTGTGTTGCTCCAGGTTAGTGTTCTTCCACAGTTTGAAATACAATGTGGCTTGCCagagtttttaattaatttctaaaGATTTCACTCAGATGAAAAACTAATGTTAATAACTCAAGAAATCCTTGGAAGTTCTTTTAGACTGTATATGATATATGCAAGTCTAGGACAGGGCAGGGAAGAACAGCATAAATAGAACATTATCTGGTCATCTCTCCAGTAGCCTCATTTGGAAAAATAACTATCGAGACAGTTAAGAGCAAATTTTCTTCAAGTAGACAACTTGGAGGTCTGGATTCATGAGCCAATATTACAGGCCTTAGTGGGCTAACTCTTTATCAAGTTCAGAATTGATGGAAGTAGTCACTATGATGTTCATGCATGGCTTGGATTCCATGACTAGGCAAGGACATAAGGAAATGGcagcacacagacaaacagaaaagttGGGATCAGGTGGTATGTGCTTAGTCTGATGGAGGAGTGGAGCCACAGCACCCGCAAGCTCAGTGTGCTTATTATACGTGTCTCAACAGGGACGCAGGACTATTGCATATATGTGAACAAGGAGGTGaggttgattttatatatatatatatatatatatatatatatatatatatatatatatgaacaaggAGGAAGGTTTAGCTAATCTCCTATAGGCTGTGAACATCTGCTGAAGGGAGAAAGTGGTGACACACTGTCAATTTTGCCATCCTTCTGAACTTCACATGGGGAAGGCTTTGTCACTCCTGTGGGACTGTGGTATTAGTATCCTTGATATGTTACCATCATACATCACTCACTCCTTGCAGGTCCTTTTCTGTTGCAGACTCTGCCCATTTTTGCTGTAGACATAGTAGAGTCCAGGCTTGTTATCTATCCTAAGTGTAGTGTGGTTTGAAGAATCTTCTTCCAAGGCCAGTGTTCTCCCTTCCACTTATCAATTTAGATGGGAGTCTTCCTGGTTTCCATAGTGAGCCATGAATGTGCCTGACAAAATGAGTGATAGGAatactttgtaatttttattttaactgaaaaaaagtTATTCCATTTGGGGGGCCACTAAGGGCCCAGCACTCTTGAAGACTGTAAATGTTGGGTAATTGGAACCACAACACCTTTCTGTGACCTGATTTTTGAAATCATATCTAAATATTTTGAAGTGACAAGGTCGCAGTGCCAGTGTACACTTTGGTCAGCTTAGGAAAATGGTTGCCCCATCACCCCCACTCTTCTTATCTGTCCCGTGGTATATTATAATACTACATAAGTTTCTTTGAAGGCTAAATAGTACACAGACACAGTGAGGCCAAAGAGTTAAGAAGGCTTTCTCAAGGCCACACAGATGTGAAATGTCCAGAAACGGCTTATCAGATACTCTTTGACTTGTGTGTGGACACAGCCATGGAGGGAGAAGATGCTGGTTAGAGTGTTGGTTAGAGTGCTGTAAGGATCTAAGAACCATCTGTGAGTACTGCTGAGCCTGGAATTCTGGTGGGGATTGCTTGGAGGAACTGAGTAGCTACAAATTTGTTGCCCATATTATACTAATTTCACCACACTCTTTTTGTATATGTTAGTttgatattgctgtgataaaacaccatgaccatggcaaagCAGGACACTGAGAGCTCAGACCCCCAACTGCAAGCACAAAGCAGGAAATAGGGATAACAGGAAGTGGTGAGAGAGGTCTTTTGACTCTtagagcccatctccagtgacacacttcttccagaaaggctacacctcctaaatGTCTGCCAGATAGAATAGCAACAGCAACGGGAGACTTTGGAGACATGTCCAGATAGCTGAGCCTGTTAGGGGTGGTGATGTGTGGGGGCATAATCATTTGGACCACTGCATTCCTTAACCCCCAATGtatgcagaaaagaaaagaataacatgAAAACAATTCTTCCTGTACTGGAGATACAGCTCTTGGTTGAAATCTTGAGTAAGCTTAACGTTTAAAATGTACTTTAGGCACTTAGGGTAATATCTTGTGGCTTACGGAGATGTTAAAAGGACAgctagtggttttttttttgttttgttttgttttgttttttgttgttgttgttgttgttgttgttttgtttttttaaagaaagtctaCATTTTGATGTGTCAGGTTTAAAGAAGATAGTTCACAAGATTACTAGTTTAATCTGGTTACTCCATCAGAGGTTGAAAAATTAGACTAACGTTGAAGACAAATAGCATTCCCCAAAACATTAATAATAGGAAGAAGGAGTGATGGGAGATGTGAATGGGCCCATGTTAGCTAGACTATTTGCTTTGGGATCTTGGAAAACTGTTCATTTCACTTCTTAAGGAAAACTGATGATAACACTTCTGTGCATTACAGTTCTAGATCAGCCATGAACAGTCATAGCATAGATGAATTCAAGTGTTTTCAGGTGGAAATTAATTCAAGTGAAGAACAATACAATTTGAAGTTCATCTCAAATGCCTAGATAGAGCTAAGTGTTGAATAATTTTTGAATCTTATCAAGATAGATTTTGTTTGGAAAAATTTTCTCTGAATATCCTAAACTTCTAATTTCCTCTAAAGTATCAATACCAAGGGCTACCCCTTCTACTGTCCACTCCAGCATAACAAAGTACTATCTAAAAAGAACATGGGATTCTTTCTCAGCAGCTATAGCCATAGCTTATTTGGGCAATAGGCTTAGAGCTTTAAAGAACTGAGATGACCATAAATGTATATGGTGTCCACTGTATGCATCATAGCATGATAAGTGTATTACATATGCAGAGACATCTGCTTCTTATATTGTCAGGGCTCTATATGAGAAATGAGATGAAGGTGATGTCTAGTGAATGCTCAAGTATGCCAAAGGCTTGTGTTGGATAGGAGAGTCATTTCATCCTGATAGTTATGGTTCTGGGGTAACACTTCTCAGAGAAATCTCTCATATTGTGTAACTTCACACCAGTAGGATATTTTCTACTTGGAATACATAGTCAGGTAAAAAAGGAGTTATTAATTTTCCCTGCCAATGGGAGGTACCTGAAGTGTTTCAGGACAGGCTCAAGATGCACAAAGTGTTTTTGAAGACCAGTCTGTCAAGGAGTGCTGACTGAGGTTAGtgaaaggagacagaagacagaagacaagacAGTGGCTGAAGGTAGGAGGAAGAATCAGGTTTTCCCTAGCATTTTATACACGTTACTACTGTCCGATACTCCTTTACCAGAGTGAAAGTTGTAGGATGTTAGGTTCTAGCGTCTCGTGAATGTTCATGAACATTCCTAACATTTTCACTAGTGCCTAGCACATAGTCTATGGTTACTAGCTCTTTGTGATTGAACAAACGAGTCACTATTTATGCtacagaagaagacagagacagaatattTGAATCTGGGTGGCACTTGAGAGATTTTTTTCACTGTATCCTAAGGGGAACAGGAAGTTACTAAAGCTTCATGGCAGGAGGAAAAAATAGAACATGAAGGCCCAAGTTTATAACACATGAAGGTCCAAGTTCATAACACATGAAGGCCATGTTCCGAAGATTTGTTTGGCTCAGAAATGGAAGGTGAGGGAGGAGATACTGGATGACCCTGTATTCTTATAAAGAGCAATAGGTGGAGGTGACATTTGCTAAGAGTGACACTTTGGGAGAGCAGTATTAGAATAGCCGTAGCTTTGGCTTATGTTAAAGGTGACTTGCCTGGGTTAATTTCCAGTGGCTATGGCCAGCGAGGGTAGAAAAAGATGCCCCTAATGGGGATCTGTGCTTTTTGCTAGGGGTTGAGGAAATGGGGTGGGTCATGCTTTGTTGTGTCTCCAGTCCAGTTCCTGTTTGTCAACTGGCTGCTCCCTAATTGCTGGCTGAGTGAAACTCCTTGAAGCCCAGGTTCTTCTGTGAAAAACTCTTAAATACTATTTCCTAAGCATTGGGATggaaaactgaataaaataacTGGTGGAGTATCCCATATGGAACATAACCAGTACTATAGTTTAATGTTatgtttatctttaattttcatctttctgtGGTCTCTTACCTGGCATGTagtagctctcaaccttcctaatgctgcgactctttaataccattcctcatattgtggtgacccctcccCTGCCATAAAGTCATTCTCTGTGCTTTCATAACTATAAATCCTAATGTGAATATTTTTCGAGAGAAAGATTTGGTAAAGGGTTCATAAACCATATGTGAGAACTACTGTACGGCTTATTCAGTACTGGGACTTTCCATATGGAAGGTCTAGACGAGATGCCACCTCTTCTGTCTGCCCGCCTTGAACTTCCATCTCTCTTTTCAGGATATTAACCAGAAACTCCAGGAAGACAACCAGGAACTGAGGGACCTATGCTGTTTCCTGGATGATGACCGACAGAAAGGCAAAAGGGTGTCCCGGGAGTGGCAAAGATTGGGTCGCTACACAGCTGGAGTGATGCACAAGGAAGTGGCCTTATACTTGCAGaagctgaaggagctggaggtgaAGCAGGAGGAGGTAGTGAAGGAGAACATGGAACTTAAGGAACTCTGCATGCTGCTGGACGAGGAGAAGGGCGTAGGATGTGCCGGCAGCCGCTGCTCCATCGATAGCCAGGCCAGCCTGTGCCAGCTGGTTGCCTCCGCTACCCCCTATGTGCGAGATGTGGGTGATGGCAGCAGCACCTCCAGTACTGGCAGTACTGACAGTCCCGACCATCACAAACACCATGCCAGTGGGGGCAGCCCTGAACATTTACAGAAGTCCCGGAACGAGGGCAGCCCAGAGCACACCAAACACAGGAGCACTAGCCCTGAACATCTAcacaaacccagggcttctgggACCCCAGATCACCCCAAATCACTGAAAGGACCCAGCCCTGAGCACCACAAGCCCTTGTGCAAAGGTAGCCCCGAGCAGCAGAGGCACCCACATCCAGGGAGCAGCCCAGAAGTGCTGCCCAAGCACGTGTTGAGTGGGAGCCCTGAACATTTCCAGAAGCATAGGCCAGGAGGCAGCCCAGAACACACCAGGCACAGTGGAGGGAGTCCTG is part of the Mus pahari chromosome 13, PAHARI_EIJ_v1.1, whole genome shotgun sequence genome and encodes:
- the Ccdc85a gene encoding coiled-coil domain-containing protein 85A isoform X5, with the translated sequence MSKAAGGSAPAAESCPSAPASVSTPTGVDDLSKVTDEELLQWTKEELIRSLRRAEAEKVSAMLDHSNLIREVNRRLQLHLGEIRGLKDINQKLQEDNQELRDLCCFLDDDRQKGKRVSREWQRLGRYTAGVMHKEVALYLQKLKELEVKQEEVVKENMELKELCMLLDEEKGVGCAGSRCSIDSQASLCQLVASATPYVRDVGDGSSTSSTGSTDSPDHHKHHASGGSPEHLQKSRNEGSPEHTKHRSTSPEHLHKPRASGTPDHPKSLKGPSPEHHKPLCKGSPEQQRHPHPGSSPEVLPKHVLSGSPEHFQKHRPGGSPEHTRHSGGSPEHLQKHALGGSLEHLPRARGTSPEHLKQHYGASPDHKHASGSGGSGGGSREGTLRRPAQEDSSSHHRNVYSGMNESTLSYVRQLEARVRQLEEENRMLPQVVWRKLGDAAGSCPGIRQHLSGNQYKGPM
- the Ccdc85a gene encoding coiled-coil domain-containing protein 85A isoform X6 — protein: MSKAAGGSAPAAESCPSAPASVSTPTGVDDLSKVTDEELLQWTKEELIRSLRRAEAEKVSAMLDHSNLIREVNRRLQLHLGEIRGLKDINQKLQEDNQELRDLCCFLDDDRQKGKRVSREWQRLGRYTAGVMHKEVALYLQKLKELEVKQEEVVKENMELKELCMLLDEEKGVGCAGSRCSIDSQASLCQLVASATPYVRDVGDGSSTSSTGSTDSPDHHKHHASGGSPEHLQKSRNEGSPEHTKHRSTSPEHLHKPRASGTPDHPKSLKGPSPEHHKPLCKGSPEQQRHPHPGSSPEVLPKHVLSGSPEHFQKHRPGGSPEHTRHSGGSPEHLQKHALGGSLEHLPRARGTSPEHLKQHYGASPDHKHASGSGGSGGGSREGTLRRPAQEDSSSHHRNVYSGMNESTLSYVRQLEARVRQLEEENRMLPQSPLPIILPPSYSLSPMSG
- the Ccdc85a gene encoding coiled-coil domain-containing protein 85A isoform X1, which gives rise to MSKAAGGSAPAAESCPSAPASVSTPTGVDDLSKVTDEELLQWTKEELIRSLRRAEAEKVSAMLDHSNLIREVNRRLQLHLGEIRGLKDINQKLQEDNQELRDLCCFLDDDRQKGKRVSREWQRLGRYTAGVMHKEVALYLQKLKELEVKQEEVVKENMELKELCMLLDEEKGVGCAGSRCSIDSQASLCQLVASATPYVRDVGDGSSTSSTGSTDSPDHHKHHASGGSPEHLQKSRNEGSPEHTKHRSTSPEHLHKPRASGTPDHPKSLKGPSPEHHKPLCKGSPEQQRHPHPGSSPEVLPKHVLSGSPEHFQKHRPGGSPEHTRHSGGSPEHLQKHALGGSLEHLPRARGTSPEHLKQHYGASPDHKHASGSGGSGGGSREGTLRRPAQEDSSSHHRNVYSGMNESTLSYVRQLEARVRQLEEENRMLPQATQNRSQPPTRNSSNMEKGWGPRARRVLQWWQGCRGIGRCLPSLPGSFRLSSGADGNNSSLNSPASFSGHTTPSQQPEPVVHSLKVLDVEETIDRQQGKEYGHDLSETEKAVVREMCNVVWRKLGDAAGSCPGIRQHLSGNQYKGPM
- the Ccdc85a gene encoding coiled-coil domain-containing protein 85A isoform X4, with protein sequence MSKAAGGSAPAAESCPSAPASVSTPTGVDDLSKVTDEELLQWTKEELIRSLRRAEAEKVSAMLDHSNLIREVNRRLQLHLGEIRGLKDINQKLQEDNQELRDLCCFLDDDRQKGKRVSREWQRLGRYTAGVMHKEVALYLQKLKELEVKQEEVVKENMELKELCMLLDEEKGVGCAGSRCSIDSQASLCQLVASATPYVRDVGDGSSTSSTGSTDSPDHHKHHASGGSPEHLQKSRNEGSPEHTKHRSTSPEHLHKPRASGTPDHPKSLKGPSPEHHKPLCKGSPEQQRHPHPGSSPEVLPKHVLSGSPEHFQKHRPGGSPEHTRHSGGSPEHLQKHALGGSLEHLPRARGTSPEHLKQHYGASPDHKHASGSGGSGGGSREGTLRRPAQEDSSSHHRNVYSGMNESTLSYVRQLEARVRQLEEENRMLPQGSFRLSSGADGNNSSLNSPASFSGHTTPSQQPEPVVHSLKVVWRKLGDAAGSCPGIRQHLSGNQYKGPM
- the Ccdc85a gene encoding coiled-coil domain-containing protein 85A isoform X7, translated to MSKAAGGSAPAAESCPSAPASVSTPTGVDDLSKVTDEELLQWTKEELIRSLRRAEAEKVSAMLDHSNLIREVNRRLQLHLGEIRGLKDINQKLQEDNQELRDLCCFLDDDRQKGKRVSREWQRLGRYTAGVMHKEVALYLQKLKELEVKQEEVVKENMELKELCMLLDEEKGVGCAGSRCSIDSQASLCQLVASATPYVRDVGDGSSTSSTGSTDSPDHHKHHASGGSPEHLQKSRNEGSPEHTKHRSTSPEHLHKPRASGTPDHPKSLKGPSPEHHKPLCKGSPEQQRHPHPGSSPEVLPKHVLSGSPEHFQKHRPGGSPEHTRHSGGSPEHLQKHALGGSLEHLPRARGTSPEHLKQHYGASPDHKHASGSGGSGGGSREGTLRRPAQEDSSSHHRNVYSGMNGPFSFSICVKRQEGRRQKGMKHLLDSQ
- the Ccdc85a gene encoding coiled-coil domain-containing protein 85A isoform X2, with product MSKAAGGSAPAAESCPSAPASVSTPTGVDDLSKVTDEELLQWTKEELIRSLRRAEAEKVSAMLDHSNLIREVNRRLQLHLGEIRGLKDINQKLQEDNQELRDLCCFLDDDRQKGKRVSREWQRLGRYTAGVMHKEVALYLQKLKELEVKQEEVVKENMELKELCMLLDEEKGVGCAGSRCSIDSQASLCQLVASATPYVRDVGDGSSTSSTGSTDSPDHHKHHASGGSPEHLQKSRNEGSPEHTKHRSTSPEHLHKPRASGTPDHPKSLKGPSPEHHKPLCKGSPEQQRHPHPGSSPEVLPKHVLSGSPEHFQKHRPGGSPEHTRHSGGSPEHLQKHALGGSLEHLPRARGTSPEHLKQHYGASPDHKHASGSGGSGGGSREGTLRRPAQEDSSSHHRNVYSGMNESTLSYVRQLEARVRQLEEENRMLPQATQNRSQPPTRNSSNMEKGWGPRARRVLQWWQGCRGIGRCLPSLPGSFRLSSGADGNNSSLNSPASFSGHTTPSQQPEPVVHSLKVVWRKLGDAAGSCPGIRQHLSGNQYKGPM
- the Ccdc85a gene encoding coiled-coil domain-containing protein 85A isoform X3, which encodes MSKAAGGSAPAAESCPSAPASVSTPTGVDDLSKVTDEELLQWTKEELIRSLRRAEAEKVSAMLDHSNLIREVNRRLQLHLGEIRGLKDINQKLQEDNQELRDLCCFLDDDRQKGKRVSREWQRLGRYTAGVMHKEVALYLQKLKELEVKQEEVVKENMELKELCMLLDEEKGVGCAGSRCSIDSQASLCQLVASATPYVRDVGDGSSTSSTGSTDSPDHHKHHASGGSPEHLQKSRNEGSPEHTKHRSTSPEHLHKPRASGTPDHPKSLKGPSPEHHKPLCKGSPEQQRHPHPGSSPEVLPKHVLSGSPEHFQKHRPGGSPEHTRHSGGSPEHLQKHALGGSLEHLPRARGTSPEHLKQHYGASPDHKHASGSGGSGGGSREGTLRRPAQEDSSSHHRNVYSGMNESTLSYVRQLEARVRQLEEENRMLPQGSFRLSSGADGNNSSLNSPASFSGHTTPSQQPEPVVHSLKVLDVEETIDRQQGKEYGHDLSETEKAVVREMCNVVWRKLGDAAGSCPGIRQHLSGNQYKGPM